The genomic window TGTTACGACTTCATAAATACCGACTGTCAAGTCTCCCCGTGGACTGCTATTGGCCCTTGCGTACCAAACAACGGTAAATGCGGACCTGGTAAAGCAACGAGACATCGTGTGCGTCTTCAAGCACCGATCTGCAATGGGAAATCTTGCCCAACCTTAACTGAAGAAATTCCATGCAACGCAATGGCCTGTCCCGTACCGTGCACACTTACTGAATGGACGAAATGGTCCCGTTGCTCTCATAGTTGCGGCTCTGGTTATCAGTCACGCAATCGAAGCATCATTGCACCAGCAAAACACGGCGGGGCGTGCGAGCGTGAGCTGGAAAAACAGCAATTTTGCGAAATTGGAAGACGTATTGATTGTCAGGTCTGAGTTGAAACGGTACACCTAAGATGAAGTAGTATTCACAAAGGTTTTTATTTAAAGGTTACCGAATGGACTCCCTGGACCCGGTGCAACGGAGACTGCAAAAATCGTGGATATCAGGTGCGAGGACGACAAATTTCTAGGCCGTCATTGTGTGGGGGCCGCTCTTGTCCTTATCTTCACAAGGCGAAGATATGTCCTCGAGAGTGTGAGTGTGATGAATGCATCCTATCATCGTGGTCGAAATGGAGTTCGTGTTCCTGCGACGGTGAGACTGTCAGACGGCGCTCAATTATTAGACAATCGACGTGCCTTGACAAACCATGTCCATCAAATCTGTTGAAATCAAAGCCTTGTGAAAATTCAAGAAATAAGTGCTACTACACGAAATGGACGCAATGGTCGTCATGTGAAAGTAAACGATGGTGTGGTGAAGGGCAAAAGTGAAGTTTAGGAGCGAAAAGCAATAAATTTTAAcctcttttttaattagaatgCGCAAGAAGACGCCACTGATACGGAAACTGAGATGTGGAAAGACATGTAAAAATCGAAAGGAAACGGGGACGTGCTACAAATTTTGTTACGGTGGATGACCAACAAGACAAGTAGCGGCTTCGGCTACTAGCATGCTAGAAAGCTACTAGACTACAGTAGGAGTAGACTATCTTTGAGCTGACTTCCTGCACGCAATTTCATGATACGTACACGCGACAGTGCAGGCAGAGATATAAAAGAGTAAAATATCTCTGGTGCCGGCACAAAAGAATCTACCGACGGGACATGCAATCACGTGCTTTCTGCGAGGAATGAGACTACTATTCGTTTTGTGGCTTCTTTTCGGCCAATGAATGGGgcaaaaaacgcttttgacAGGCGTACGATGCCGCTGCCTCAAGTCAGACGCTTCGAAAAGTGCAGAAGAATCCCGTAGAACGCGCTGCAACTAAGATAAAGGCTGCTGACTTGGCACGAACGACGACTATTCGAAGCAAAGTCCCTCGTGGATCGACAGAGGTTGTTCCACGCCGGCCAACATCACTGGCGGTCCTGTTGCGCGCGACTACGACGATTCGGCGTGCATTGGACAAATTATAATGTTTGGAATACCACGTGACGTTTAGCAGCAAAACTGTGTTTTTCATTTTCGGCTAACGTGTATTCTCCGCAGATTGGCGCGGAAAATCAGTGTGGATTTACTTCAAAGGCGTCTTTCATTCCAGCATAGTACAGATCAATTGGGACGTGCAGCTGCATATCACAATTCAAGCTATACGCGTTTTTCTGTATGATTGGACATCGTTTCTAGCACACgctacggcgacggcaacggagGATTGGGGTGGTGCTACAAGGGAGCCAGAATCAATTGGCTAAATGTATGAAATGCATTACATTTTACGGCTCTGCGCTAGAAGGCATGGAAACTTTCAGGAAGATGTAAAAATGCCACTTCCTAACTAAAATCGAGCTCTCCAAAGAGTATCTTCCAAAATGGAACTCAAACTGTGATGTGGGATCACATAATTAAGTCACCCTCTATGTTAGCCGCCGCGTAGGAGAGTCCACCAACGTTCGCAGTATGTTTTCAACTACTAGTCGGAGCGGCAAAAGTAATTTGCATTGGCGCGGTTGTATTTCTCTTCAGTCGCCGTGACTTTAGAGGCGTAACCTAACTTAATTGCCTCGCGTGCTTTCTTTCCTATAAACGCAGTCGCGGAATTACCGTACCGAAATCCGACATGAAGCGGATGCGATTTTTTATTCTTGTTCTTGCTCTATTAGCTATCGTTGTACCGACCGTGACTGGatggagacgaagacgttgttgtcctcctcctcctcctcctccctgcGAGGTTAACAACTGGAGAGACTGGGCCTGCTCTGAAACGTGTCAACAACGTCGCACTCGTACGATATCGCGCCAAGGCCCTGGTTGTCCCAGCTTGGAAGAAAACAAGCCCATTATTTTTGCTAACTGGGGAAATTGGGGCTACTGCAGCAATACATGTGGAAAAGGCACGAGAACCAGGAAACGTTCTGTTAAAGATCCGGCAAATTGCGGAGGAGCTCAATACTCTTGCAACAAACCACTAAGCGAAACACGAAGTTGTTACGACTTCAAAAATACCGACTGTAAAGTCTCCTCATGGGCCCCTTTAGGCCTTTGCGTACCAGACAACGGAAAATGCGGACTTGGTAAAGCAACGAGACATCGTCACATTGAGCAAGCACCGATTTGTCGTGGAAGAGCTTGTCCGCCTCTAACTGAAGAAATTCTATGTTACGCAACCGCCTGTTGCACAGTCAGCGATTGGAGTGTCTGGTCCTGCTCTGAAAGGTGTCAAAAACTTCGCACCCGTACTGTAACGCGCCAGGGTTACAAATGCCCTTTCTTCTTGAAAGAAACAGCATCTATCAACATTTCCAACTGGGGAAATTGGGGTCTTTGCAGTAATACCTGTGGAAAAGGTACGAGAACCAGGCAGCGTTCTGTTGAAGATCCACCAAATTGTGGAGGAGCCCAATACTCTTGTGACAAACGACTAAGCCAAACGCAAAGTTGTTACTACTTTGGAAAGATCGACTGCAAAGTCTCTCCATGGACCATTTTTGGCCTTTGCGTACCACAAAACGGCAAATGCGGACCTGGTAAAGCAATGAGGCATCGTatccttcttcaaaaaccGACCTGCCGAGAGAGACCTTGCCCGCCCCTAACTGAAGAAATTCCGTGCAACGCAGCGGCCTGTCCCGTGCCGTGCACACTTACTGAATGGTCGGAATGGTCCACTTGTTCTCAGAGTTGCGTCTATGGTTATCAGTCACGCGTTCGAAGCATCATTACACCTGCAAAACGCGGTGGGGTGTGCGACCGTGCGCTGGAAAAACAGCGATTGTGCAGAATTGGAAGGCGTGTTAATTGTAAGGTATGTGAGTTGAAACGGTAGGGTGAAGTAGCACtcatatatgtatatatttttctttataggTTAGCGAATGGACTTCCTGGACCCAGTGCAGCGGAGACTGCAATAATCGTGGGTATCAAATTCGAGGATGACAAATTACCAGGCCGTCATTGTGTGGAGGCCGCTCTTGTCCTGATCTTCACAAGATGAAGAAATGTCCTCAAGACTGCGAGTGTGATGAATGCATCCTATCATCATGGTCTAAATGGAGTTTATGTTCCTGCGACAAGACTTTCAGATGGCGCTCAATTAGTAAACATTCGACGTGTATTGACAAACCATGTCCAACGAGCCTGAGAGAATCAAAGCCCTGTCAAGATCTAGGAAATAAGTGCTACTACGCGGAATGGACGCAATGGTCATCATGTGAAAGTAAACGAGGGTGTGGATTAGGGCAAACGTAAGGTTTAAGAGTGTAAAAGAAATAGATTTTAGCTGTTTCTAAcatattatttaatctattAGAATGCGCACTAGGATGTCACTGGTGCCGAAAGTATGTGGAAAGATATGtgaaaatcaaaatgatACAAAGCTGTGCTTTATCTATTCTATTCCGTGTGAACTAACCGAGTGGTCTCAATGGGCGTCATGCAATCAACTTGGAATTCAATTTCGTGACAGAAAGATCGTCATTCCCGCAAAATGTGGCGGGAGCTGTGGTGTGCAAAGGGATTTCCAACGTTGTCCCGTTTACAACACTACAAGTAGCCCCCACCCCTATCTGTCCCCCTCCCCTCACCCATGACATTCGTAGTTTTAGGGACCTAGATAGCCAATAGACATCCGTTTCTGTATTTCTGTGCTATCCCTCCCCCATTCGTCtaaattttctgtaataaaAAAACCACAAGTAGCGGCCTCGGCTAAGCTAGGAGTAGTAGAACATCTTTGACCTGAATTCCTGCACGCAATTTCGTACACGTGACAGATCAGAGAGACGGGACACGTTGATCGATCACGTGCTTTCTGCGAGGAATGAGGCTACTATTCGTTTTGTGGCTTCTTTTCGGCGTGAAAGCGGCCGCCGAATCGCACTCGCCGAGAGAACAAGTCAATTTTGATTTCGCCTGGCGTTTTTATCTTGGAGATCC from Oscarella lobularis chromosome 1, ooOscLobu1.1, whole genome shotgun sequence includes these protein-coding regions:
- the LOC136199798 gene encoding spondin-1-like isoform X1, which codes for MKRMRFFILVLALLAIVVPTVTGWRRRRCCPPPPPPPCEVNNWRDWACSETCQQRRTRTISRQGPGCPSLEENKPIIFANWGNWGYCSNTCGKGTRTRKRSVKDPANCGGAQYSCNKPLSETRSCYDFKNTDCKVSSWAPLGLCVPDNGKCGLGKATRHRHIEQAPICRGRACPPLTEEILCYATACCTVSDWSVWSCSERCQKLRTRTVTRQGYKCPFFLKETASINISNWGNWGLCSNTCGKGTRTRQRSVEDPPNCGGAQYSCDKRLSQTQSCYYFGKIDCKVSPWTIFGLCVPQNGKCGPGKAMRHRILLQKPTCRERPCPPLTEEIPCNAAACPVPCTLTEWSEWSTCSQSCVYGYQSRVRSIITPAKRGGVCDRALEKQRLCRIGRRVNCKVSEWTSWTQCSGDCNNRGYQIRG
- the LOC136199798 gene encoding spondin-1-like isoform X2 codes for the protein MFSTTSRSGKTIVVPTVTGWRRRRCCPPPPPPPCEVNNWRDWACSETCQQRRTRTISRQGPGCPSLEENKPIIFANWGNWGYCSNTCGKGTRTRKRSVKDPANCGGAQYSCNKPLSETRSCYDFKNTDCKVSSWAPLGLCVPDNGKCGLGKATRHRHIEQAPICRGRACPPLTEEILCYATACCTVSDWSVWSCSERCQKLRTRTVTRQGYKCPFFLKETASINISNWGNWGLCSNTCGKGTRTRQRSVEDPPNCGGAQYSCDKRLSQTQSCYYFGKIDCKVSPWTIFGLCVPQNGKCGPGKAMRHRILLQKPTCRERPCPPLTEEIPCNAAACPVPCTLTEWSEWSTCSQSCVYGYQSRVRSIITPAKRGGVCDRALEKQRLCRIGRRVNCKVSEWTSWTQCSGDCNNRGYQIRG